The genomic stretch GCCGCCTCCTGCAACCGGCCAGCCTAATGGTATTTCTTTATGTATTCTAGGAGATACTTCCATAAATGCCAAAATATTTTTTTGATAGGCATCAACTTCTGTAAGCATTTTATTTATATTGGCAGATTCAGTATAATTAATATTATTGTTGTTATTAAATGCAGATGCATCATTATAATCTATTGCATAAGATATTGTTCTCATAATATTATTATAGTCGGATAATGCCTTTGAAAATCTAGTTAATGACTTTTTATAATCTTCTATAAGCGTATAAGTTTTAGCCTCTCTGGCAGAGAGAGTATTATAAAACTCTCTAGCCTGTTTCTGCTTATTATAGGCATCATATCCGGTATATACTAATGATAAAAAAACAAAAGTTAAAAACATTATCATGAAATTATTGATAGGAAGTCTTACAGCATGTTCCTCATCATCATAAAATATAAGTATGCTTCTTTCATGATTACCTTTTCTTTTTACTGCCTCTATAATTGAAGAAAAGAAATGCCTTATACCGTAAGTAGAATTATATATTTTTTGAAATAGTCTTTTACTTCTATTAAACTTTACTTTGGATTTAGGTGCTTTATATCTTGCCGTTTTTAATTTTACATTTTTTTTATAGCTTATATCAAAATGGGAAGTTTTATCATTTATAGAATCATTAGATGTAGTTTTGAAATTACTGACGAACTTATTTGCAAGTCCTTTCACAT from Brachyspira murdochii DSM 12563 encodes the following:
- a CDS encoding M23 family metallopeptidase, which gives rise to MEETSKDVKGLANKFVSNFKTTSNDSINDKTSHFDISYKKNVKLKTARYKAPKSKVKFNRSKRLFQKIYNSTYGIRHFFSSIIEAVKRKGNHERSILIFYDDEEHAVRLPINNFMIMFLTFVFLSLVYTGYDAYNKQKQAREFYNTLSAREAKTYTLIEDYKKSLTRFSKALSDYNNIMRTISYAIDYNDASAFNNNNNINYTESANINKMLTEVDAYQKNILAFMEVSPRIHKEIPLGWPVAGGGRISSGFGARLSPFNQEKSYHYGVDIAGPYGTPILAVADGTVTFSGWRNGYGWFVLITHANGFQTAYGHNSKLLVDYGEKVKRGQKIALIGNTGRTTGIHCHFEVRVGGDHKNPMPYLSARF